A section of the Fusarium falciforme chromosome 8, complete sequence genome encodes:
- a CDS encoding F-box domain-containing protein has translation MATNMASTHNSPYLTGLPNEIVLEIYHQLNLDGVFNLAATHRTFYELFNKRKASILLPVLVRDFSPFDELLQVYTASADDLDSLGGLYASRRVVFKRFIGDTGAILAPRTEHRPTPSVASSNGFTAVSKTGKPTLPHSHAMKTVVLTEQDLKPLLGYCQLVSKWQTRFPQMRWYHEPENCRYLRQHEAERFRRAMYRWWLYGFYFHGDFPRPRVGLPEPGVDDPRLSQLRRYSMSELVELMDLVETMKDVVLHYLCPRLDPNQEYETCDSYLHDVADRPESLSRGWRDQSRWGRIVKTYCKLGPKELMHLFDNIYSFPRKRLIVEARLLQPNLTFDQESISVAIQCVLDERQWSLNMPSLPQDGSGGVIDWDDERDAERVKFGGDASPDGSLQGGARLLRSSSHYSPRGDDGSCLEDMPRQSWIEGRYMMSFA, from the exons ATGGCTACCAACATGGCTAGCACACATAATTCGCCTTACCTGACTGGGCTTCCTAACGAGATCGTCCTCGAAATCTACCATCAACTGAACTTGGATGGAGTTTTCAATCTCGCCGCTACTCACAGGACTTTCTATGAGCTCTTCAATAAGAGAAAGGCCTCTATTTTACTTCCTGTCTTGGTCCGGGACTTTAGTCCGTTTGATGAACTCTTGCAAGTTTATACCGCTTCAGCCGATGATCTCGATTCTCTTGGAGGCTTGTATGCTTCTCGAAGAGTCGTGTTCAAGCGCTTCATTGGAGACACGGGGGCCATCCTTGCTCCGCGAACAGAGCATCGACCTACTCCATCAGTGGCTTCTAGCAATGGGTTCACCGCGGTCAGCAAGACTGGAAAGCCCACCCTTCCCCATTCTCACGCCATGAAGACGGTTGTCTTGACCGAGCAAGACTTAAAGCCTCTTCTTGGCTACTGCCAGCTGGTGTCCAAGTGGCAGACCCGGTTTCCTCAGATGAGGTGGTATCACGAGCCCGAAAACTGCCGATACCTCCGCCAACACGAGGCCGAGCGGTTCCGTAGAGCCATGTATCGGTGGTGGCTTTACGGATTCTACTTTCACGGCGACTTCCCGCGCCCGCGTGTTGGTCTCCCTGAGCCTGGTGTGGACGACCCGCGGCTGAGCCAGCTCCGGCGATACTCAATGAGTGAGTTGGTGGAGTTGATGGACCTGGTTGAGACCATGAAGGATGTGGTTCTTCATTATCTCTGCCCCCGCCTGGACCCTAATCAGGAATAT GAAACTTGCGACTCTTACCTGCATGACGTTGCTGATCGACCAGAGTCCCTTTCGAGAGGATGGCGGGACCAGAGTCGATGGGGCCGTATCGTCAAGACATACTGCAAGCTCGGTCCCAAAGAGCTGATGCATTTGTTTGACAATATCTACAGCTTTCCCCGCAAGCGTTTGATTGTCGAGGCCCGCCTGCTTCAGCCCAACCTCACCTTCGACCAGGAATCCATCTCAGTCGCCATCCAATGCGTCCTGGATGAGCGTCAGTGGTCACTGAACATGCCGAGTCTGCCTCAGGATGGCTCAGGAGGTGTCATTGACTGGGATGATGAGCGTGATGCTGAGCGGGTCAAGTTTGGAGGTGATGCCAGTCCTGATGGATCGCTACAAGGGGGCGCTCGGCTGCTTCGGTCTTCCTCGCATTACTCGCCTCGAGGAGATGACGGATCTTGTTTGGAGGATATGCCGCGACAGTCTTGGATCGAAGGGCGATACATGATGTCGTTTGCATGA
- a CDS encoding Ribosome biogenesis protein BRX1, which produces MAAVYKSISKTSGSKAEAPSNGVKKNKQRVLILSSRGVTFRHRHLLNDIASMLPHSRKDAKFDSKTKLYELNELAEMYNCNNVMFFEARKGKDLYVWLSKVPNGPTIKFHLQNLHTMEELHFTGNCLKGSRPVLSFDGAFDKQPHLRVIKELFLHTFGVPQGARKSKPFIDHVMGFSFVDGKIWVRNYQINEVEASQTKEGEEEDEDAAKSKSRSGNKDTDINLVEIGPRFVLTPIVIQEGSFGGPIIYENKEFVSPNQVRADLRRTKASRHNSRAEKHVERLNKKGDLGLRSVGGQRPVKDELDTKMLFA; this is translated from the exons ATGGCAGCCGTCTACAAGTCTATCTCCAAGACCAGTGGCTCAAAGGCCGAGGCGCCTAGCAATGGcgtcaagaagaacaagcagAGAGTCTTGATCCTCTCCTCGAGAGGCGTTACCTTCCG ACATCGCCATCTCTTGAACGATATTGCGTCGATGCTCCCTCACAGCCGAAAAGATGCCAAGTTCGACTCCAAGACGAAGCTCTACGAGCTGAACGAGCTGGCCGAGATGTACAACTGCAACAACGTCATGTTCTTCGAGGCGAGGAAGGGAAAGGATCTCTATGTGTGGCTCAGCAAGGTTCCTAACGGACCTACAATCAAGTTCCACCTCCAGAACT TGCACACAATGGAGGAACTTCACTTCACCGGTAACTGCCTGAAGGGCTCGAGACCCGTCCTCTCCTTCGATGGCGCCTTCGACAAGCAACCCCACCTGCGAGTTATCAAGGAGCTCTTCCTCCACACCTTTGGCGTTCCCCAGGGCGCTCGGAAATCCAAGCCTTTCATCGACCACGTCATGGGCTTCAGCTTCGTCGACGGCAAGATCTGGGTCCGAAACTACCAGATCAACGAGGTTGAGGCTTCGCAGAccaaggagggagaggaggaggatgaggatgctgcCAAGTCAAAGTCCCGATCCGGAAACAAGGACACCGACATCAACCTGGTCGAGATTGGTCCCCGATTCGTCCTGACACCCATCGTGATCCAGGAGGGATCCTTTGGCGGACCCATCATCTACGAGAACAAGGAGTTTGTGTCGCCGAACCAGGTGCGAGCCGATCTTCGGCGGACGAAGGCCTCCCGACACAACTCTCGTGCGGAGAAGCACGTCGAGAGGTTAAACAAGAAGGGCGATCTCGGACTTCGGTCGGTCGGCGGACAGCGGCCGGTCAAGGACGAACTGGACACCAAGATGCTGTTTGCCTAG
- a CDS encoding Chromo domain-containing protein, whose protein sequence is MEELSPGNAGVDEIETASITSTIETEIDSEEEWTVSSVLAEHEDGGKLYYLIRWEGYELFDASWEPEENLSASLLTHWQETKQQDDHERKSNRNIGAWRKASIERFRSKLARHEERNRKRLERGLEPTVYPTTFEEHIEALNLWPIGEDPDDTSTPSSPEQKVDIKTDDQPPPSPPELGQTVTAAQLVEHAADDSPRKGRRKRTAPIREKSPEQVEPVPPPATKKDTPRRASGDGLRRPDGPRRQVARPSSGLTSKFGRPNPPRRTSSEANGKEVVVRKAQAPDAFTGNVFSGGKVRKQRTTLADAVEDPTKQPKMLKHRFTRILEKRSRDKDGVVAPPKPAVLFSLNPREKRRSAQKPPVDDSNLDVAEAEEANSAARNDDSAQREGDSPASDREPTKPKKKKKSISWGQVEETTITPVEDLMDIAEEDQSLFFQHPPSTSRVTKIEEPEMSLPPSPPARRVRWAEESSVTSNSPHQALYTITKDVQFGPRTSALISVTFKGPQPKPGQTWSSVLENESKLAFTHSCMLKDFQDCITSISTVEPVSGVVSANDDPSSLTSICSWLRVRSMAILFQHPDLCILLHAPEDSQTIPSNHTAPELKYILFRSAPQWLTSLAPISIPGEITSSDVLPRIGATVMHRLFNFHYEQLLPENALNKPTKHHFFLAFPPQADLEAMFLGRWLRSCNPDCRIFTSVFPGHWLTFLKMEHGVVIIPEEAIWSVRLFPNLHFLLHSSPTNFQFWLFSKSTHPSAMFPSGGNATEIGDISLQPICPNRKAIMVTPSFMVSQPQQVWNFFKWFWKAWNRDNDAVRLVVCAGFDSWIRDLASEKAAKLAKLSRNLKQVPVNSKEGVDALNKTWSMVLALMDGASDEHPPFIFAPECIDGNDEQSLVNWFGWWSIMNMDRFRKFSVLGSSEPDGQRMSRYITRRKYLASTFANPDDVYSLLDRKESVITSASAQPAADQSRTQLQLIPGDDAHSFKTFLSKLDDKSKESGWSPHIIYRFPVSYWDSAMAFDFADYHNAFDPYGKCMRFIRDHILESAHRYHNTAMALFYTMDGTWDPKRDPRAIGKTRRPWIMVYRPVEPHKKPWKTAELLIWDPARKGNLADSDHGDIYEGDLIQAQRELINAVQTDLTPVLPLEKVWVAGLNSKPPGLTEPLDIALDQFKTFVDNLKVYIPAPHHTMPHRGWRLIKAGDAPVGTRTLSPEPMDIDEREESVEEDPDDGLLTVFHPPRGKPMNRPTNCKNRLYQHTIREGERSTKHERIEFKFRPTMEWYHQQVEEGRGFEQLQVTPWEAVFNKYKIDDPKKA, encoded by the coding sequence ATGGAAGAGCTATCCCCCGGCAATGCTGGCGTTGATGAGATCGAGACAGCCTCGATCACCTCCACCATCGAGACTGAGATTGACTCGGAGGAAGAATGGACTGTTTCATCTGTTCTCGCGGAacatgaagatggtggcaAGTTATATTACCTGATCAGATGGGAAGGATATGAGCTCTTTGATGCATCCTGGGAACCAGAGGAAAACCTCAGCGCGAGCCTTCTCACTCATTGGCAAGAGACCAAGCAGCAAGACGACCATGAACGAAAGTCAAACCGCAACATCGGTGCGTGGAGAAAGGCTTCAATAGAGAGGTTCAGGTCCAAGCTGGCTCGGCACGAAGAACGAAATCGTAAGCGTCTCGAGAGAGGTCTCGAGCCTACAGTGTATCCGACCACCTTTGAGGAGCACATCGAAGCGCTCAATCTCTGGCCAATAGGCGAGGATCCTGATGATACATCGACACCGAGTTCACCTGAGCAAAAGGTCGATATCAAGACTGACGATCAACCCCCTCCTTCACCTCCCGAGCTGGGCCAAACGGTTACGGCAGCCCAACTAGTCGAACATGCCGCAGATGATTCTCCAAGAAAAGGTCGTCGAAAACGCACCGCTCCTATTCGAGAGAAGTCACCTGAACAAGTCGAGCCTGTTCCACCCCCGGCAACGAAAAAGGATACGCCTCGACGAGCTTCAGGAGATGGTTTGAGGAGACCTGATGGACCACGTCGACAAGTCGCCCGTCCATCAAGCGGCCTGACCAGCAAATTTGGTCGTCCAAACCCACCCCGGCGGACCAGTTCTGAGGCAAACGGCAAGGAAGTAGTCGTCCGCAAGGCCCAGGCGCCCGACGCCTTCACTGGCAATGTGTTTTCAGGCGGGAAAGTGAGAAAGCAGCGAACAACTCTGGCCGATGCTGTTGAAGACCCAACAAAACAACCAAAGATGCTCAAGCATCGCTTTACACGAATACTCGAAAAAAGAAGTCGCGACAAAGACGGCGTAGTGGCACCGCCAAAGCCAGCTGTTCTTTTTTCCCTCAATCCGAGAGAGAAAAGGCGGTCCGCTCAGAAGCCTCCTGTTGACGATTCAAACCTGGATGTTGCtgaggcagaggaggcaAACTCAGCGGCTCGCAATGACGACAGTGCTCAACGAGAGGGAGACTCGCCCGCGAGCGACCGGGAGCCCACGAAGcccaagaaaaagaagaagtcaATCAGCTGGGGTCAGGTGGAAGAAACGACCATTACCCCGGTGGAGGACTTGATGGACATTGCCGAAGAGGACCAGAGTCTTTTCTTCCAACACCCCCCCTCAACTTCAAGAGTGACAAAGATCGAGGAGCCTGAGATGTCGTTACCGCCAAGCCCTCCAGCGAGACGTGTTCGCTGGGCCGAGGAGTCGTCTGTCACTAGCAACAGCCCGCACCAGGCCCTttacaccatcaccaaagaCGTCCAATTCGGCCCTAGAACCTCGGCGTTGATTTCTGTCACGTTCAAGGGGCCTCAGCCCAAACCGGGACAGACTTGGTCCTCTGTCCTGGAAAACGAGTCAAAGCTGGCCTTCACACATTCCTGCATGTTGAAAGATTTCCAGGACTGTATAACCTCCATTTCTACCGTGGAGCCAGTCAGTGGCGTCGTGAGTGCAAATGACGACCCGTCCAGCCTTACATCAATATGTAGTTGGCTACGGGTCAGATCTATGGCTATTCTCTTCCAACATCCAGACTTGTGTATCTTGCTACACGCACCAGAGGATAGCCAGACAATTCCCTCTAACCATACGGCACCCGAGTTAAAGTACATCTTATTCCGGTCAGCCCCCCAATGGTTAACATCGCTTGCCCCAATCTCGATCCCGGGCGAAATCACCTCCAGTGATGTCCTGCCGCGCATTGGAGCGACGGTGATGCACCGACTCTTCAACTTCCATTACGAGCAGTTGCTGCCAGAGAATGCCCTCAACAAACCAACCAAGCATcacttcttcctcgccttTCCGCCACAAGCCGACTTGGAAGCGATGTTCTTGGGTCGTTGGCTCCGAAGCTGTAACCCTGACTGCAGAATCTTTACAAGTGTCTTTCCTGGACACTGGCTCACCTTTTTGAAGATGGAGCATGGTGTGGTCATCATTCCCGAGGAAGCGATATGGTCTGTCCGGCTCTTCCCCAACCTACACTTCCTTCTTCATTCCTCGCCCACAAACTTCCAGTTTTGGCTCTTCTCCAAGTCTACACACCCCTCGGCCATGTTCCCTTCTGGCGGCAATGCAACCGAGATCGGGGACATCAGCCTTCAACCTATATGCCCTAACCGGAAAGCCATAATGGTTACCCCAAGCTTCATGGTGTCGCAACCCCAGCAAGTGTGGAACTTCTTCAAATGGTTCTGGAAGGCCTGGAATCGTGACAACGACGCAGTCCGACTTGTTGTCTGCGCTGGGTTTGACTCTTGGATCCGCGATTTGGCCTCGGAAAAGGCCGccaagctggccaagctgTCACGCAACTTGAAACAAGTTCCCGTCAACAGTAAAGAAGGGGTTGATGCGCTAAACAAGACCTGGTCCATGGTTTTGGCCCTCATGGACGGGGCGAGCGATGAGCACCCCCCGTTTATCTTTGCCCCTGAATGCATCGACGGCAACGATGAACAGAGCTTGGTCAATTGGTTTGGGTGGTGGTCCATCATGAACATGGATCGGTTCCGAAAGTTCAGTGTCTTGGGCTCCAGCGAGCCGGACGGTCAAAGGATGTCTCGTTATATTACACGGCGAAAGTACCTAGCATCGACATTTGCCAACCCAGATGACGTCTATTCCCTTCTCGACCGGAAGGAATCAGTGATAACCTCAGCATCTGCTCAGCCCGCTGCCGACCAGTCTCGCACGCAATTGCAGCTCATTCCTGGCGACGATGCTCACTCTTTCAAGACATTCCTGTCGAAACTTGATGACAAGTCTAAGGAGTCTGGTTGGAGCCCACACATCATCTACAGGTTTCCAGTCTCATACTGGGATTCGGCCATGGCCTTTGATTTTGCTGATTATCACAACGCCTTTGACCCCTACGGGAAGTGCATGAGGTTCATCCGCGACCACATTTTGGAGTCTGCACACAGGTACCATAACACCGCTATGGCTTTATTCTACACTATGGATGGAACCTGGGATCCCAAGAGAGACCCTAGGGCCATTGGAAAGACTCGTCGGCCCTGGATCATGGTGTACCGGCCTGTCGAGCCGCACAAAAAGCCATGGAAAACTGCCGAGTTACTCATCTGGGATCCCGCGAGGAAGGGAAACCTTGCTGATTCTGACCACGGGGATATCTATGAGGGAGATCTTATTCAAGCACAGCGTGAGCTGATAAACGCCGTGCAAACGGATCTCACACCGGTACTACCGTTGGAAAAGGTTTGGGTCGCGGGTCTCAACAGCAAGCCTCCAGGCTTGACTGAACCACTCGACATTGCGCTTGACCAATTCAAGACATTCGTGGACAACCTCAAGGTGTACATCCCGGCTCCACACCATACGATGCCACATAGGGGGTGGAGGCTTATTAAGGCCGGCGACGCGCCTGTCGGTACTCGAACCCTTTCTCCAGAACCAATGGATATTGATGAGCGAGAAGAATCAGTCGAGGAGGACCCTGATGATGGGCTACTTACAGTCTTCCACCCTCCTCGTGGGAAGCCAATGAATAGGCCTACAAATTGCAAGAATCGCCTCTACCAGCACACCATCAGAGAGGGTGAGCGCAGCACCAAGCACGAGAGGATAGAGTTCAAGTTTCGTCCAACGATGGAGTGGTACCACCagcaggtggaggaggggcgCGGCTTTGAGCAACTTCAGGTTACGCCGTGGGAGGCAGTTTTTAACAAGTACAAGATCGATGACCCTAAGAAGGCCTGA
- a CDS encoding Peroxisomal membrane protein PEX14 gives MSDSDSNPGQPGIPDWQKTQTDDNESQSTEPAPTPSSSASEVDAPEAEAPAEEPREAAPESSSEDSLTVARRFLDNDAVRHAPHDKKVAFLKSKGINDADIEALLAHDEPSSAPEADTRSETSDSRSSFVPTPTETLSPSPSSQPPIDRPPIVTYPEFLAKSPRPPPLMTTDRLFNALYAITGLSTLVYGASRYIVRPMVDHQAEARTEFHDLTSRKMDALVAKLEKSVSEVPPKKPVADAANAEDSDAEDPTEMFHRDMGTQTTFPISSVTALSENGGAKGSSAKHNATQLASLNKTLSGLKDEYRSQSEGMDKIKTAINVLRDDLDNLTFTGQSTMGSYDLYGRTRKSEPDDEIRKVRDNIRRVKGVLLSTRNFATAR, from the exons ATGAGCGACTCCGACTCGAACCCCGGCCAGCCCGGCATCCCAGACTGGCAAAAGACACAGACCGATGACAACGAGAGCCAGAGCACCGAGCCGGCACCTACACCGAGCAGTTCGGCATCAGAAGTCGATGCgccagaggcagaggcaccAGCTGAAGAGCCACGAGAGGCTGCGCCCGAATCCTCATCCGAAGACAGCCTCACGGTTGCGCGGCGCTTCCTCGACAACGATGCTGTGCGCCATGCGCCCCATGATAAGAAGGTCGCGTTCTTGAAGTCCAAGGGCATCAACGACGCCGACATCGAGGCTCTCCTTGCTCATGATGAGCCCTCCTCTGCGCCAGAG GCCGACACCAGGTCAGAAACCTCCGACTCGCGATCCTCCTTCGTCCCGACGCCGACCGAAACCCTctccccatcaccatcctcccAACCACCCATCGACCGCCCTCCCATCGTAACATACCCCGAATTCCTAGCAAAGTCGccccgccctcctcctctcatgACAACGGACCGCCTCTTTAACGCCCTCTATGCCATCACCGGCCTCTCCACCCTCGTCTACGGCGCAAGCCGCTATATTGTCCGCCCCATGGTGGACCACCAAGCCGAGGCTCGCACAGAGTTCCATGATCTCACGTCCCGCAAGATGGATGCCCTCGTCGCAAAGCTCGAAAAGTCCGTGTCAGAGGTGCCCCCCAAGAAGCCGGTTGCCGACGCCGCAAACGCCGAGGACAGCGATGCGGAGGACCCGACCGAGATGTTCCATCGGGACATGGGCACTCAGACAACTTTCCCCATCAGCTCCGTGACGGCTTTGAGTGAAAATGGCGGTGCCAAGGGATCATCTGCTAAGCACAACGCCACCCAGCTTGCCAGTTTGAATAAGACGCTCTCTGGTCTGAAGGATGAGTATCGCTCCCAGAGCGAGGGgatggacaagatcaagacgGCTATCAACGTGCTTCGGGATGACCTCGATAACCTTACCTTTACGGGCCAGTCGACTATGGGCAGCTACGACTTGTATGGTCGGACGCGCAAGAGTGAGCCTGATGACGAGATTCGCAAGGTGAGGGACAACATTCGCCGTGTCAAGGGTGTCCTGCTCAGCACCAGGAACTTTGCCACGGCAAGATGA
- a CDS encoding PAPA-1 domain-containing protein: MSSRPRRSAATRANEVISVHARMADSPERNERSERSMSSRRSGRASGVSVSRDAPSSPGGDPHLSLTVKMPSNKLRQATRGGRGFEGGEIVSGKRNRGAKKSYVVDSSPDEDEEEEEEAEIEVEEEDDDEMEEDAEGEDDMDVDAEGEDAEGDIDMDLAPPPPTITVSKPSRSKPAPRASASKVVPDDDDDDDDLSDPADSDAGDETMGFGDETMADEDAEGEEIEVAGQEGDEEEEEEEEADSDDEGSQDESPDLTKMTKRQRARFEDEPQQYMKLSDEVQAKKVFTAEELSMRRQEMARRRRNLSEKRNEEVKMETINKLLKKQAPKINRKAAGNGDAGDDSQKPNPAFIRWVSNKSGVRVAVAEEMLESPAGTIFGPASKPVSRKLVEEV; the protein is encoded by the exons ATGAGTTCTCGTCCGCGCCGCTCGGCGGCCACCAGGGCGAATGAGGTTATTTCCGTTCACGCCAGGATGGCTGACTCCCCCGAAAGAAACGAGCGAAGCGAACGAAGCATGTCGTCGAGACGGTCTGGTCGCGCCTCGGGCGTATCTGTCTCCCGAGATGCCCCCTCCTCGCCAGGCGGTGACCCTCATCTCAGCTTGACTGTCAAGATGCCATCCAACAAGCTACGACAGGCGACACGTGGCGGGCGTGGCTTTGAGGGTGGTGAAATTGTTTCAGGCAAACGAAACCGGGGCGCAAAGAAGAGCTACGTAGTCGACTCTAGCcccgatgaagatgaggaggaggaggaagaggcggagATTGAggtagaggaggaggatgacgacgaaatggaggaggatgctgaaGGCGAGGATGATATGGACGTCGACGCCGAGGGAGAGGATGCCGAAGGCGACATCGATATGGACCtcgcccctcctcctcccaccaTTACCGTTTCCAAGCCATCTAGGTCCAAGCCGGCGCCCAGAGCATCGGCTTCTAAGGTGGTGccagatgacgacgacgacgatgatgatctcAGCGACCCAGCCGATAGCGATGCTGGCGACGAGACTATGGGCTTCGGGGATGAAACCATGGCCGACGAGGACgctgagggagaggagataGAAGTTGCTGGCCAAGAgggagacgaggaggaggaggaggaagaggaggcagacagcgacgacgagggcaGCCAAGACGAGTCTCCCGACCTCACCAAGATGACCAAGCGCCAGCGAGCCCGCTTCGAGGATGAGCCGCAACAGTACATGAAACTCTCCGATG AGGTCCAAGCCAAGAAAGTGTTTACGGCAGAAGAGCTGTCTATGCGACGCCAAGAAATggcccgacgacgacgcaACCTCAGCGAGAAACGAAACGAGGAAGTCAAG ATGGAaaccatcaacaagctcctcaagaagcaggcGCCCAAGATCAACCGCAAGGCAGCCGGGAACGGAGACGCGGGCGATGACAGCCAGAAGCCCAACCCAGCCTTTATCCGATGGGTCAGCAACAAGAGTGGTGTGCGGGTTGCGGTGGCAGAGGAGATGCTCGAGAGCCCGGCCGGGACAATCTTTGGGCCAGCTTCGAAGCCAGTATCTAGAAAGCTGGTGGAAGAGGTTTGA